A segment of the Streptomyces sp. NBC_01235 genome:
CGGCTGGCCGGACATTCACATGAACCCCGCTCAGGGCGTCCAGACGCACCTCGACCTGCAAGGAGGAGAGGCGAGCGGGGTCCTGCTCCCGATCCACTGGGGTTCGTTCACTCTCTCGCTGCACCCCTGGGCGGAGCCCGGCGAGTGGACACTGGCCGCGGCGAAGGCGGTCGGGCAGGCGGTCGCTCTGCCCGTCCCGGGCCTGCCGTTCGAGCCCGCGGGTGACGTTCCCGCGCATCCCTGGTGGCGGGATGTGTCGGCGCCCCTCAACCGCCTGTGGCCCGTCCCGGCGATCGCTTCGAAGACGACGCGCGAAGACCTCGATCTCGTGGGCGAGGGCTGAGACCGGGGCGGCTCGGGAGCGGACCGGGCGACAGCGCCCTTTTGGCCGTGCCTTGACGAGGGCAACTCGACGACCTCCACCTACGATCCCGAACTCGGCCCCTGGGCACCGCGGTCAGAGGCCTCGGACGCCGAAGTGACGGTGGTGCGGCACGAGTCGGCAACCTTGATCGCACGGTTGCCCGGGTACCGGTCGGCCGGGACGGGGCCTCGCGGCCGATGGCGCCGTCCAGCGGGGCGGCGAAACGATCCGACTCGTGCGCGCTCCACGTGCCGGGGCGCGACGACGAACTCGTGGCGTGCGGCTGCACCGTCCGCCCAAGTCACCCGGCAGGCCGCGCTGCGGACATCGAGCCCGGTGCTCCGGACGGTCGCGGTGAGCGCGCGGATGTAAGCCACCGACCTCGCGCCCTCACCCGCCGCCTCGGTGCCTCCCGACTCCTCCACCTCGCCGCCCTCGCCGACCAATGGGCGCCACTGTCCTGGCGAGACGCCTACCCCCAGGGGCTGACCGCCTTTGTCGGCGGACTCCTCACCCAAGCCGCGGCGGCAACACCACAGTGACGAGACCGCTGATCCGAAGGAGGGTGACACGCGAAGGCGACCCCTGTTCGTGATCGAAGTCGGTCCGCACGAGGCAGGCCCGGAAGTCAAGGCCACGGCCAATACAGTGCGTGACGATCCGAGGGGTTCGGCCGGGGGAGGTGAAGCGCCGGGGGCCGTTCCGGCGGGCCGGTCGGGGTGAGGGAAAGCCGGCGGCACGGACCGGGAGATGTGGGCCCCCCGGTCCGTGCCGCCCTTCTGGGATCACCTCTGACCAGGTCTGATCGACTTCTTTCGCGGATGCGCCTTGACTCTCCCTGACTTATCGGTCTGCCGTGCGAAGCCTCATACCAGAGCGGGACGGTCTCTGTGAGACTTTGTCAACTGCCCACCGCACATGATGCGTTGCCGACTACTGTGAGTGGCCGTCGGGCGACACCGGGCCGAAATCTTGGCTCTCCCGACCGACAGCCAGGCTCGACGGACCAGTACGAGGACACCGATGTCTCACCTCCGCGCACCCGCCGCACGCGCAGACCGCCGCGAGGGCGGGCGGCACGGGCGGCCGGTCACCCGCACCGCACCAGCGCCGGCCGAGACACACATACGGCCCCAGTTGCTGCGGCTGGCCGTGCTCCCCCCGACCGCGGTCGCGCTCAGCGCCTGCGCGGTCATCCTGTTCACCGTGCGCTCCACCGGCGTCCGGCCCGGCACGACCCTGTGGGCGGTCCTGGCCGGCGCCGTCGCGGTGACCGGCGTCGGCATCGTGATCGCCGCCGTGGCCGCCGACCGCGCCGCCCGTTCCGTCAGCGACCGCGTCGCGGCCCTGCGCCGGGGCAGCGCGCGCGGCGAGGCCGACCTGCGCGCCGTCATGGAGGCGCTGCGCCGAGGCGAGGCCCCGCCCCCGCGCGCATCGCGCGGCGGCCCGCCCGGCCACGACGCCGACGACTTCGAGCTGCTCGCCGCCGACCTGGCCCACGCCCACGACGGGGCCGTCACCGCCGTCGTGCAGGCCGCGCAGCTGTCCAGCCAGGCCGGCAGCGAGCAGAAGCTGGAGGTCTTCGTCAACCTCGCGCGGCGCCTGCAGTCCCTGGTGCACCGCGAGATCTCGATCCTCGACGAGCTGGAGAACGAGATCGAGGACCCCGACCTGCTGAAGGGCCTCTTCCACGTCGACCACCTCGCCACCCGGATCCGCCGCCACGCCGAGAACCTCGCCGTCCTCGGCGGGGCCGTCTCCCGGCGGCAGTGGAGCAACCCGGTCTCCATGACCGAGGTGCTGCGCTCCGCCATCGCCGAGGTCGAGCAGTACTCGCGGGTCAAACTCGTCCCGCCCATCGACGGCGAACTGCGCGGCCACGCCGTCGCCGACGTCATCCACCTCCTGGCCGAACTGGTCGAGAACGCCACGGTGTTCTCCGCCCCGCACACCCAGGTGCTGCTGCGCGCCAACCTCGTCACCTCCGGGCTCGCCGTCGAGGTCGAGGACCGTGGCCTCGGCATGCCCGTCGAGGAGCAGGACCGGATGAACGCCCTGCTCGCCGACCCCGACCAGGTCAACGTCGGCCGGCTGCTGGCCGACGGCCGCATCGGCCTGTTCGTCGTCTCCCAGCTCGCCCGACGGCACGGCATCCGGGTCCGCCTGCAGAACAACATCTACGGTGGCGTCCAGGCCGTCCTCGTCGTCCCGCAGGCCCTGCTGGGCTCGCCCTCCGCCGCCCCCGGAGCCGTGGCGCAGGGCCCGGACACCGACGGCGCCGGCCTGCCCCTCGTACCCACCGCGTCCGACGGGGGCCGGCCCCCCCTGCCACCCGCCCCCCAGACCCGGACCCCCCGCCCCGGACCGCAGTCCGCGATCGGTGCCGGGGCGGCCCGAACCCCTGCTCCCGCACTGCCGCACAGCCCCCGGACCACCGCGGGCGGCGGCCGACGGCCAGGCGCGGCGCAGCCGCAGGACCCCGCGGGCGCGGGCCGCTCCCCGGTTCCGTTCCGGACGCGTGACGGGGCAGCGACGGAGGCTGACGCGGGCCGGTCACCGATGGCGGGACAGGTGGGGGACACCGCCGGTGCGGGGTGGTCCTCGGTCCAGGGCGCCGCCGACGTACGCCGGGCCCCGGGTTCGGCTCAGCTGCAGGGCGCCGGCGATGCGGGCCGGGCCTCGGGCTGGGCCCAGGTGCAGGGTGCTGTCGACGCGGGCGGGTTGCCGGGTTCGGCTCCGGGGTACGGCGCTGGTGACGTGGGCGGGTCGCCGGGTTCGGCTCAGGTGCGGGGCGCTGGTGAGGCGGGTCGGTTGCCGGGTTCGGCTCCGGGGTACGGCGCTGGTGACGTGGGCGGGTCGCCGGGTTCGGCTCAGGTGCGGGGCGCTGGTGAGGCGGGTCGGTTGCCGGGTTCGGCTCCGGGGTACGGCGCTGGTGACGCGGGCCGGCCGTTGGGTTCGGCTCAGGTGCCCGGGGGTGCCGACAGGGGTCCGTTGCTCGGTTCGGCGTGGGCGCCGGGCTCCGCGGCGCCCGGCACGTCCACCGGGTTGCCGGGAGGGCCGGGCGTCTCGGACTCGGGCCGGGCGTGGACGCCGACGCAGAGCACGCCCGCCTCGGGGGTGCCCCTGGTCACCGCGCGGCCGCAGGGCGCCTCGGACACCGGCCGTGCGGCCACGGCCCCGCGGGCTCGGACCGCTTCCGAAGCGGAGCCGCGCGATGGGTCTTCGGCGGGGGCCGCCGAGTCGGGCCCGCACCAGCCGGACGCCCCGCGTGCACACGGACGCCGGCCGGCACCCCTGCCCGTGCGCGGCGCCCGCGAGACGCGGGCCAACCCGGCCGAGGCCGTGCCCGGCATCCGGCAGGCCGACCGGCATGTCGTCGAGGAGAACGCGGGCATCGCACCGACCCCGCGCATCGGCACCGTGCGAGGCACCATGGGCAAGCCCCAACTGCCCCGCCGCCGCGCCCAGGAGCACATCGTGCCCCAACTGCGCGGGGGTCCGGCCCCACGCCAGGACACCGAGCAGCCCGCCGCCCACGACCCCGGCCTGATGGCGGCCTTCCAGCGGGGCATCGGCCTGGCCGAGGCCCAGCAGAGCCTGGAGGCGGACGTCACGGACCCGCCTCCGTACCTGCTGTCGGACCCGTCGGACCCGTCGGACCCGTCGGCCCCCCTGCCCCTCGCCCCGCACCCCGTGTCGGACCACGGCCGGTCCCGCACAGCCGAGGAGTCTCCCGCGCACGCGGCCGCGCCGCCCGAGGAGCGCGGTGCGCGAGACGGGCTGGACCTGCCCGGTACCGATCCATCCACCGCCCGGCACGACGGGAGCACACCAGCCGGATGAGCACGCCGAGCACAATCACCCCCACCCCCAGCGCTCCCGCAGACCTTCGTACCCCAAGGAGTCGATCCACCATGGCGAGCGATGCGCCGACCGGCCAAGTATCCGATCTCGACTGGCTGATGAGCGGCCTCGTGCAGCGCGTACCGCACACCACGAGCGCGGTGCTGCTCTCCTGCGACGGGCTCGTGAAATCGGTCCACGGCCTCGACCCCGACAGCGCCGACCACATGGCCGCCCTGGCCTCCGGCCTGTACTCCCTCGGTCGCAGCGCCGGCGTCCGGTTCGGCGACGGCGGGGACGTGCGGCAGGTCGTCGTCGAACTCGACGCGACGCTGCTGTTCGTCACCACCGCGGGCTCCGGCACGTGTCTCGCCGTGCTCGCCGGCCGCGAGGCCGACGCGGCCGTGCTCGGTTACGAGATGGCGATGCTCGTGAAGAGCGTCCGGCCGTATCTGATGACCGCACCCCGGCAGCACGCCGTCGAACCGTCGGTGATGGGGCCTTGAGCGTGGTGGCGGCCGGCGACGGGCCGTGGCTCGACGACGCGGCCGGACGGCTGGTGCGCCCGTTCACGGTCAGCAACGGCAGAACCAGGCCCAGCGTCGCCCTCGATCTCATGTCGCAGGTGAGAGCCACCGGGGCGTCCCCCCTCGGCTACCTCGGACCGGAACACGCGACCGCGCTCGACCTGACCCGCATCCCCGTGTCGGTCGCCGAGGTCGCGGCCCATCTGAAGCTGCCGGCGGCGGTCACCAAGGTGCTGCTGTCGGACCTCCTCGACTGCGGGGCGCTGACCACCAAGCCCCCCGAGTTCCACCACAACCCCACCGACCGGGCCCTACTGGAGGCAGTGCTCGATGGACTACGACGACAGCTCTGAGTACGGCGAGCACCCCAAGTACGGCGAGCACCCCAAGTACGGCGGGTACGACGACTACGGAGCTCACGAAGGCGGCCCCGACCCTTTCCCCACCGCCCTGAAGATCCTGGTCGCGGGCGGGTTCGGGGTCGGCAAGACGACCTTCGTCGGCGCTGTGAGCGAGATCGCGCCGCTCAGCACGGAGGAGCTGCTCACCACGGTCGGTGCCGCGACCGA
Coding sequences within it:
- a CDS encoding ATP-binding protein, translated to MSHLRAPAARADRREGGRHGRPVTRTAPAPAETHIRPQLLRLAVLPPTAVALSACAVILFTVRSTGVRPGTTLWAVLAGAVAVTGVGIVIAAVAADRAARSVSDRVAALRRGSARGEADLRAVMEALRRGEAPPPRASRGGPPGHDADDFELLAADLAHAHDGAVTAVVQAAQLSSQAGSEQKLEVFVNLARRLQSLVHREISILDELENEIEDPDLLKGLFHVDHLATRIRRHAENLAVLGGAVSRRQWSNPVSMTEVLRSAIAEVEQYSRVKLVPPIDGELRGHAVADVIHLLAELVENATVFSAPHTQVLLRANLVTSGLAVEVEDRGLGMPVEEQDRMNALLADPDQVNVGRLLADGRIGLFVVSQLARRHGIRVRLQNNIYGGVQAVLVVPQALLGSPSAAPGAVAQGPDTDGAGLPLVPTASDGGRPPLPPAPQTRTPRPGPQSAIGAGAARTPAPALPHSPRTTAGGGRRPGAAQPQDPAGAGRSPVPFRTRDGAATEADAGRSPMAGQVGDTAGAGWSSVQGAADVRRAPGSAQLQGAGDAGRASGWAQVQGAVDAGGLPGSAPGYGAGDVGGSPGSAQVRGAGEAGRLPGSAPGYGAGDVGGSPGSAQVRGAGEAGRLPGSAPGYGAGDAGRPLGSAQVPGGADRGPLLGSAWAPGSAAPGTSTGLPGGPGVSDSGRAWTPTQSTPASGVPLVTARPQGASDTGRAATAPRARTASEAEPRDGSSAGAAESGPHQPDAPRAHGRRPAPLPVRGARETRANPAEAVPGIRQADRHVVEENAGIAPTPRIGTVRGTMGKPQLPRRRAQEHIVPQLRGGPAPRQDTEQPAAHDPGLMAAFQRGIGLAEAQQSLEADVTDPPPYLLSDPSDPSDPSAPLPLAPHPVSDHGRSRTAEESPAHAAAPPEERGARDGLDLPGTDPSTARHDGSTPAG
- a CDS encoding DUF742 domain-containing protein, yielding MVAAGDGPWLDDAAGRLVRPFTVSNGRTRPSVALDLMSQVRATGASPLGYLGPEHATALDLTRIPVSVAEVAAHLKLPAAVTKVLLSDLLDCGALTTKPPEFHHNPTDRALLEAVLDGLRRQL
- a CDS encoding roadblock/LC7 domain-containing protein → MASDAPTGQVSDLDWLMSGLVQRVPHTTSAVLLSCDGLVKSVHGLDPDSADHMAALASGLYSLGRSAGVRFGDGGDVRQVVVELDATLLFVTTAGSGTCLAVLAGREADAAVLGYEMAMLVKSVRPYLMTAPRQHAVEPSVMGP